A window of uncultured Methanoregula sp. genomic DNA:
TTCACCCTCTCGGCGATCTTCCTCGGGTGACCTCAGGCTCACATGGGAGCAACAAGTTTATCCCCTGATCGTTCCAGAGGTACCATAAGAGACCCATGCCAACGGTAATCCGGAAAGGAACTACGTATTACGCAGAAAAAGGCTCGTACTTCGAAGGGAACGTGAAAATAGACGGCGATTTTGTCGTTCCCCCCCATACGCATTTCTGGGGCAGGCTCAATGTCACGGGGAACCTTGAACTGGGCCCCCGGTCCAGTGTTGCGCTCGATATTACCTGTTTCAATGCTGTCATAGGCAGCCAGTGCCGGGTCAAGGGGCCCATC
This region includes:
- a CDS encoding polymer-forming cytoskeletal protein, with amino-acid sequence MPTVIRKGTTYYAEKGSYFEGNVKIDGDFVVPPHTHFWGRLNVTGNLELGPRSSVALDITCFNAVIGSQCRVKGPIRAGGDVTVLDNAVVHSVDAGGKVILRTGVSVGDVTSRDTIVVHGHIKSGNLVGKNMKVLGN